A single window of Bos javanicus breed banteng chromosome 19, ARS-OSU_banteng_1.0, whole genome shotgun sequence DNA harbors:
- the CASKIN2 gene encoding caskin-2 isoform X1, with the protein MGREQDLILAVKNGDVTGVQKLVAKVKATKTKLLGSTKRLNVNYQDADGFSALHHAALGGSLELIALLLEAQATVDIKDSNGMRPLHYAAWQGRLEPVRLLLRASAAVNAASLDGQIPLHLAAQYGHYEVSEMLLQHQSNPCLVNKAKKTPLDLACEFGRLKVAQLLLNSHLCVALLEGEAKDPCDPNYTTPLHLAAKNGHREVIRQLLRAGIEINRQTKTGTALHEAALYGKTEVVRLLLEGGVDVNIRNTYNQTALDIVNQFTTSQASREIKQLLREASGILKVRALKDFWNLHDPTALNIRAGDVITVLEQHPDGRWKGHIHESQRGTDRVGYFPPGIVEVVSKRVGVLVPRLPSVPTPLRPGFSRMPQPPAEEPLHPLTYGQLPRVGLSPDSPAGDRNSVGSEGSVGSIRSAGSGQSSEGTNGHSTGLLIENAQPLPSAGEDQVPPGLQPASLADNPNHRPLANYRSGEQHFTQDVRPEQLLEGKDAQAIHNWLSEFQLEGYTAHFLQAGYDVPTISRMTPEDLTAIGVTKPGHRKKIASEIAQLSIAEWLPNYIPADLLEWLCALGLPQYHKQLVSSGYDSMGLVADLTWEELQEIGVNKLGHQKKLMLGVKRLAELRRGLLQGESLGEGGRRLARGPELMAIEGLENGDGPPAASPRLLTFQGSELSPELQAAMAGGGPEPLPLPPARSPSQESIGARSRGSGHSQEQPAPQPSGGDPNTPQERNLPEGTERPPKLCSPLPSQGPPPYVFMYPQASPSSPAPGPPPGAPRAFSYLAGPPATPPDPPRPKRRSHSLSRPGPAEGEADGEAEGPVDSALGSYATLTRRPGRSTLARTSPSPTPTRGAPRSQSFALRARRKGPPPPPPKRLSSVSGSTPEPPPPDGSPGPKEGAAGPRRRTLSEPTGPSEPSGPPTPAGAASDTEEEDPGPEGTPPSRGSSGEGLPFAEEGNLTIKQRPKPAGPPPRETPVPAGLDFNLTESDTVKRRPKCREREPLQTALLAFGVAGTTPNAPAPQPSQTPSEPPAASPSPPQPDPSSLPTPGAPAPLSPSSPAQPLGPTLENNRRPGETEPPAAPATLIKVPGAGTAPKPVSVACTQLAFSGPKLAPRLGPRPVPPPRPESTGAAGPGRAQQRLEQTSSSLAAALRAAEKSIGAEEREGAPGASTKHILDDISTMFDALADQLDAMLD; encoded by the exons ATGGGTCGAGAACAGGACCTGATCCTCGCCGTCAAGAATGGAGATGTGACTGGCGTGCAGAAACTGGTGGCTAAGGTCAAGGCCACAAAGACAA AGCTCCTCGGCTCCACGAAGAGGCTCAATGTCAACTACCAGGATGCTGATGG CTTTTCGGCTCTCCACCATGCCGCCCTGGGGGGCAGCCTGGAGCTCATCGCCCTGCTGCTGGAGGCTCAGGCCACCGTGGATATCAAGGACAGCAACG GCATGCGCCCACTGCACTATGCGGCCTGGCAGGGCCGCCTGGAGCCCGTGAGGCTGCTGCTGCGCGCCTCTGCGGCCGTGAACGCTGCCTCGCTGGACGGGCAGATCCCACTGCACCTGGCTGCCCAGTACGGACACTATGAAGTG tcagAAATGCTCCTCCAGCATCAGTCCAACCCATGCCTGGTCAACAAGGCCAAGAAGACACCCTTGGACCTGGCCTGTGAGTTTGGACGGCTCAAG GTGGCCCAGCTGTTGTTGAACAGCCACTTATGCGTGGCGCTGCTGGAGGGGGAGGCCAAGGACCCGTGCGACCCCAACTACACCACGCCCCTGCACTTGGCTGCCAAGAATGGCCACAGAGAGGTCATCAG GCAGCTCCTGAGAGCCGGGATTGAAATCAACCGCCAGACCAAAACAGGCACGGCGCTCCACGAGGCCGCGCTGTACGGCAAGACCGAGGTGGTGCGGCTGCTCCTGGAG GGCGGGGTGGACGTGAACATTCGGAATACGTATAACCAGACGGCGCTGGACATTGTGAACCAGTTCACCACCTCCCAGGCCAGCCGGGAGATTAAGCAGCTCCTGCGGG AGGCCTCAGGGATCCTGAAGGTCCGGGCGCTCAAGGATTTCTGGAACCTCCACGACCCCACTGCCCTCAACATCCGGGCAGGGGATGTCATCACG GTGCTTGAGCAGCACCCAGACGGCCGCTGGAAGGGCCACATCCACGAGAGCCAGAGGGGCACCGACCGTGTGGGCTACTTTCCCCCGGGCATCGTCGAGGTGGTCAGCAAGCGGGTGGGTGTCTTGGTACCCCGCCTCCCCTCTGTGCCCACCCCCCTGCGCCCAGGCTTCTCTAGGATGCCGCAGCCCCCTGCCGAGGAGCCCCTGCACCCCCTCACCTATGGCCAGCTGCCCCGGGTGGGCCTCAGCCCAGACAGCCCAG caggtgaCAGGAACAGCGTGGGCAGCGAGGGCAGCGTGGGCAGCATCCGCAGCGCTGGCAGCGGGCAGAGCTCCGAGGGCACCAACGGCCACAGCACCGGCCTCCTTATTGAGAACGcccag CCGCTGCCCTCTGCCGGAGAGGACCAGGTGCCTCCAGGACTACAGCCCGCGTCCCTGGCAG ACAACCCGAACCACCGCCCTCTGGCCAACTATCGCTCGGGGGAGCAGCACTTCACCCAGGACGTGAGGCCTGAGCAGCTGCTGGAGGGGAAG GATGCTCAAGCCATTCATAATTGGCTGAGCGAGTTCCAGCTGGAGGGCTACACTGCCCACTTTCTGCAGGCCGGCTACGACGTGCCAACTATCAGCCGCATGACGCCTGAG GACCTGACGGCCATCGGGGTGACCAAGCCTGGGCACAGGAAGAAGATCGCCTCGGAGATTGCCCAGCTGAGCATCGCCGAGTGGTTGCCCAACTACATCCCG GCGGACCTGCTGGAGTGGCTGTGCGCCCTGGGGCTGCCTCAGTACCACAAGCAGCTGGTGAGCAGCGGCTACGACTCCATGGGGCTGGTGGCTGACCTCACCtgggaggagctgcaggagattgGCGTCAACAAGCTCG GTCATCAGAAGAAGCTCATGCTGGGGGTGAAGCGGCTGGCTGAGCTCCGGCGGGGCCTACTGCAGGGGGAGTCCTTGGGGGAAGGCGGCCGCCGGCTGGCCAGGGGCCCGGAACTGATGGCCATCGAGGGGCTGGAGAATGGGGACGGGCCCCCTGCGGCCAGCCCACGCCTCCTCACCTTCCAGGGCAGCGAGCTAAGCCCGGAGCTCCAGGCGGCCATGGCAGGGGGTGGCCCCGAGccactccccctgccccctgcccgcTCCCCCAGCCAAGAGAGCATTGGGGCCCGCTCACGGGGGTCCGGCCACTCACAGGAACAGCCTGCCCCCCAGCCCAGTGGCGGGGACCCCAACACCCCACAGGAGAGGAATCTTCCAGAGGGCACAGAGCGGCCCCCAAAACTCTGTTCCCCACTTCCCAGCCAAGGGCCCCCGCCTTATGTCTTCATGTACCCCCAGGCCTCAccctccagcccagcccctggGCCGCCTCCGGGCGCTCCCCGGGCCTTCTCCTACTTGGCCGGCCCCCCGGCCACTCCTCCGGACCCCCCGCGGCCCAAGCGCCGGTCCCACAGCCTCAGCCGCCCCGGCCCAGCTGAGGGGGAGGCCGACGGGGAGGCCGAAGGGCCAGTGGATAGTGCCCTGGGCAGCTACGCCACCCTCACTCGGCGACCAGGACGCAGCACCCTCGCCCGGACCAGCCCCAGCCCGACCCCAACGCGGGGGGCTCCCCGCAGCCAGTCCTTTGCCCTCCGGGCTCGCCGCAaaggccccccgcccccgccccccaagcGCCTCAGCTCCGTCTCTGGCTCCACCCCAGAGCCCCCACCACCAGATGGAAGCCCGGGGCCCAAGGAGGGGGCCGCGGGGCCCCGGAGGCGAACACTGAGTGAACCCACAGGCCCCTCGGAGCCCTCCGGCCCGCCCACCCCAGCCGGTGCCGCATCGGACACAGAGGAGGAGGACCCGGGGCCCGAGGGGACACCCCCGTCTCGGGGCAGCTCAGGGGAAGGGCTCCCCTTTGCGGAGGAGGGGAACCTGACTATCAAACAGCGGCCCAAGCCGGCGGGACCCCCACCCCGGGAGACGCCGGTGCCTGCCGGCCTCGACTTCAacctcacagagtcagacactgttAAACGGAGGCCCAAGTGCCGGGAGAGGGAGCCACTGCAGACAGCACTCCTGGCCTTCGGAGTGGCGGGCACCACACCCAAcgcccctgccccccagccctcACAGACCCCCAGCGAGCCCCCCGCGGCCTCTCCCAGCCCTCCCCAGCCTGACCCAAGCAGCCTTCCCACCCCCGGAGCTCCAGCCCCTCTGTCTCCCAGCTCCCCGGCCCAGCCCCTCGGGCCCACCCTGGAAAACAATCGGCGGCCCGGGGAGACGGAGCCCCCGGCTGCCCCCGCCACCCTCATCAAGGTGCCCGGAGCAG GAACAGCCCCCAAGCCTGTGTCCGTggcctgcacccagctggcatttTCCGGCCCTAAGCTGGCTCCCCGGCTCGGCCCCCGCCCGGTGCCCCCTCCAAGGCCGGAGAGCACAGGGGCCGCGGGCCCAGGCCGGGCCCAGCAGAGACTGGAGCAGACCAGCTCGTCCCTAGCAGCTGCACTGCGGGCCGCGGAGAAGAGCATTGGCGCTGAGGAGCGAGAGGG CGCCCCCGGCGCCTCCACGAAGCACATCCTAGACGACATCAGCACCATGTTCGACGCCCTGGCTGACCAGCTGGATGCCATGCTGGACTGA
- the CASKIN2 gene encoding caskin-2 isoform X2 — MGREQDLILAVKNGDVTGVQKLVAKVKATKTKLLGSTKRLNVNYQDADGFSALHHAALGGSLELIALLLEAQATVDIKDSNGMRPLHYAAWQGRLEPVRLLLRASAAVNAASLDGQIPLHLAAQYGHYEVSEMLLQHQSNPCLVNKAKKTPLDLACEFGRLKVAQLLLNSHLCVALLEGEAKDPCDPNYTTPLHLAAKNGHREVIRQLLRAGIEINRQTKTGTALHEAALYGKTEVVRLLLEGGVDVNIRNTYNQTALDIVNQFTTSQASREIKQLLREASGILKVRALKDFWNLHDPTALNIRAGDVITVLEQHPDGRWKGHIHESQRGTDRVGYFPPGIVEVVSKRVGVLVPRLPSVPTPLRPGFSRMPQPPAEEPLHPLTYGQLPRVGLSPDSPGDRNSVGSEGSVGSIRSAGSGQSSEGTNGHSTGLLIENAQPLPSAGEDQVPPGLQPASLADNPNHRPLANYRSGEQHFTQDVRPEQLLEGKDAQAIHNWLSEFQLEGYTAHFLQAGYDVPTISRMTPEDLTAIGVTKPGHRKKIASEIAQLSIAEWLPNYIPADLLEWLCALGLPQYHKQLVSSGYDSMGLVADLTWEELQEIGVNKLGHQKKLMLGVKRLAELRRGLLQGESLGEGGRRLARGPELMAIEGLENGDGPPAASPRLLTFQGSELSPELQAAMAGGGPEPLPLPPARSPSQESIGARSRGSGHSQEQPAPQPSGGDPNTPQERNLPEGTERPPKLCSPLPSQGPPPYVFMYPQASPSSPAPGPPPGAPRAFSYLAGPPATPPDPPRPKRRSHSLSRPGPAEGEADGEAEGPVDSALGSYATLTRRPGRSTLARTSPSPTPTRGAPRSQSFALRARRKGPPPPPPKRLSSVSGSTPEPPPPDGSPGPKEGAAGPRRRTLSEPTGPSEPSGPPTPAGAASDTEEEDPGPEGTPPSRGSSGEGLPFAEEGNLTIKQRPKPAGPPPRETPVPAGLDFNLTESDTVKRRPKCREREPLQTALLAFGVAGTTPNAPAPQPSQTPSEPPAASPSPPQPDPSSLPTPGAPAPLSPSSPAQPLGPTLENNRRPGETEPPAAPATLIKVPGAGTAPKPVSVACTQLAFSGPKLAPRLGPRPVPPPRPESTGAAGPGRAQQRLEQTSSSLAAALRAAEKSIGAEEREGAPGASTKHILDDISTMFDALADQLDAMLD; from the exons ATGGGTCGAGAACAGGACCTGATCCTCGCCGTCAAGAATGGAGATGTGACTGGCGTGCAGAAACTGGTGGCTAAGGTCAAGGCCACAAAGACAA AGCTCCTCGGCTCCACGAAGAGGCTCAATGTCAACTACCAGGATGCTGATGG CTTTTCGGCTCTCCACCATGCCGCCCTGGGGGGCAGCCTGGAGCTCATCGCCCTGCTGCTGGAGGCTCAGGCCACCGTGGATATCAAGGACAGCAACG GCATGCGCCCACTGCACTATGCGGCCTGGCAGGGCCGCCTGGAGCCCGTGAGGCTGCTGCTGCGCGCCTCTGCGGCCGTGAACGCTGCCTCGCTGGACGGGCAGATCCCACTGCACCTGGCTGCCCAGTACGGACACTATGAAGTG tcagAAATGCTCCTCCAGCATCAGTCCAACCCATGCCTGGTCAACAAGGCCAAGAAGACACCCTTGGACCTGGCCTGTGAGTTTGGACGGCTCAAG GTGGCCCAGCTGTTGTTGAACAGCCACTTATGCGTGGCGCTGCTGGAGGGGGAGGCCAAGGACCCGTGCGACCCCAACTACACCACGCCCCTGCACTTGGCTGCCAAGAATGGCCACAGAGAGGTCATCAG GCAGCTCCTGAGAGCCGGGATTGAAATCAACCGCCAGACCAAAACAGGCACGGCGCTCCACGAGGCCGCGCTGTACGGCAAGACCGAGGTGGTGCGGCTGCTCCTGGAG GGCGGGGTGGACGTGAACATTCGGAATACGTATAACCAGACGGCGCTGGACATTGTGAACCAGTTCACCACCTCCCAGGCCAGCCGGGAGATTAAGCAGCTCCTGCGGG AGGCCTCAGGGATCCTGAAGGTCCGGGCGCTCAAGGATTTCTGGAACCTCCACGACCCCACTGCCCTCAACATCCGGGCAGGGGATGTCATCACG GTGCTTGAGCAGCACCCAGACGGCCGCTGGAAGGGCCACATCCACGAGAGCCAGAGGGGCACCGACCGTGTGGGCTACTTTCCCCCGGGCATCGTCGAGGTGGTCAGCAAGCGGGTGGGTGTCTTGGTACCCCGCCTCCCCTCTGTGCCCACCCCCCTGCGCCCAGGCTTCTCTAGGATGCCGCAGCCCCCTGCCGAGGAGCCCCTGCACCCCCTCACCTATGGCCAGCTGCCCCGGGTGGGCCTCAGCCCAGACAGCCCAG gtgaCAGGAACAGCGTGGGCAGCGAGGGCAGCGTGGGCAGCATCCGCAGCGCTGGCAGCGGGCAGAGCTCCGAGGGCACCAACGGCCACAGCACCGGCCTCCTTATTGAGAACGcccag CCGCTGCCCTCTGCCGGAGAGGACCAGGTGCCTCCAGGACTACAGCCCGCGTCCCTGGCAG ACAACCCGAACCACCGCCCTCTGGCCAACTATCGCTCGGGGGAGCAGCACTTCACCCAGGACGTGAGGCCTGAGCAGCTGCTGGAGGGGAAG GATGCTCAAGCCATTCATAATTGGCTGAGCGAGTTCCAGCTGGAGGGCTACACTGCCCACTTTCTGCAGGCCGGCTACGACGTGCCAACTATCAGCCGCATGACGCCTGAG GACCTGACGGCCATCGGGGTGACCAAGCCTGGGCACAGGAAGAAGATCGCCTCGGAGATTGCCCAGCTGAGCATCGCCGAGTGGTTGCCCAACTACATCCCG GCGGACCTGCTGGAGTGGCTGTGCGCCCTGGGGCTGCCTCAGTACCACAAGCAGCTGGTGAGCAGCGGCTACGACTCCATGGGGCTGGTGGCTGACCTCACCtgggaggagctgcaggagattgGCGTCAACAAGCTCG GTCATCAGAAGAAGCTCATGCTGGGGGTGAAGCGGCTGGCTGAGCTCCGGCGGGGCCTACTGCAGGGGGAGTCCTTGGGGGAAGGCGGCCGCCGGCTGGCCAGGGGCCCGGAACTGATGGCCATCGAGGGGCTGGAGAATGGGGACGGGCCCCCTGCGGCCAGCCCACGCCTCCTCACCTTCCAGGGCAGCGAGCTAAGCCCGGAGCTCCAGGCGGCCATGGCAGGGGGTGGCCCCGAGccactccccctgccccctgcccgcTCCCCCAGCCAAGAGAGCATTGGGGCCCGCTCACGGGGGTCCGGCCACTCACAGGAACAGCCTGCCCCCCAGCCCAGTGGCGGGGACCCCAACACCCCACAGGAGAGGAATCTTCCAGAGGGCACAGAGCGGCCCCCAAAACTCTGTTCCCCACTTCCCAGCCAAGGGCCCCCGCCTTATGTCTTCATGTACCCCCAGGCCTCAccctccagcccagcccctggGCCGCCTCCGGGCGCTCCCCGGGCCTTCTCCTACTTGGCCGGCCCCCCGGCCACTCCTCCGGACCCCCCGCGGCCCAAGCGCCGGTCCCACAGCCTCAGCCGCCCCGGCCCAGCTGAGGGGGAGGCCGACGGGGAGGCCGAAGGGCCAGTGGATAGTGCCCTGGGCAGCTACGCCACCCTCACTCGGCGACCAGGACGCAGCACCCTCGCCCGGACCAGCCCCAGCCCGACCCCAACGCGGGGGGCTCCCCGCAGCCAGTCCTTTGCCCTCCGGGCTCGCCGCAaaggccccccgcccccgccccccaagcGCCTCAGCTCCGTCTCTGGCTCCACCCCAGAGCCCCCACCACCAGATGGAAGCCCGGGGCCCAAGGAGGGGGCCGCGGGGCCCCGGAGGCGAACACTGAGTGAACCCACAGGCCCCTCGGAGCCCTCCGGCCCGCCCACCCCAGCCGGTGCCGCATCGGACACAGAGGAGGAGGACCCGGGGCCCGAGGGGACACCCCCGTCTCGGGGCAGCTCAGGGGAAGGGCTCCCCTTTGCGGAGGAGGGGAACCTGACTATCAAACAGCGGCCCAAGCCGGCGGGACCCCCACCCCGGGAGACGCCGGTGCCTGCCGGCCTCGACTTCAacctcacagagtcagacactgttAAACGGAGGCCCAAGTGCCGGGAGAGGGAGCCACTGCAGACAGCACTCCTGGCCTTCGGAGTGGCGGGCACCACACCCAAcgcccctgccccccagccctcACAGACCCCCAGCGAGCCCCCCGCGGCCTCTCCCAGCCCTCCCCAGCCTGACCCAAGCAGCCTTCCCACCCCCGGAGCTCCAGCCCCTCTGTCTCCCAGCTCCCCGGCCCAGCCCCTCGGGCCCACCCTGGAAAACAATCGGCGGCCCGGGGAGACGGAGCCCCCGGCTGCCCCCGCCACCCTCATCAAGGTGCCCGGAGCAG GAACAGCCCCCAAGCCTGTGTCCGTggcctgcacccagctggcatttTCCGGCCCTAAGCTGGCTCCCCGGCTCGGCCCCCGCCCGGTGCCCCCTCCAAGGCCGGAGAGCACAGGGGCCGCGGGCCCAGGCCGGGCCCAGCAGAGACTGGAGCAGACCAGCTCGTCCCTAGCAGCTGCACTGCGGGCCGCGGAGAAGAGCATTGGCGCTGAGGAGCGAGAGGG CGCCCCCGGCGCCTCCACGAAGCACATCCTAGACGACATCAGCACCATGTTCGACGCCCTGGCTGACCAGCTGGATGCCATGCTGGACTGA